In one window of Miscanthus floridulus cultivar M001 chromosome 12, ASM1932011v1, whole genome shotgun sequence DNA:
- the LOC136497435 gene encoding protein RGF1 INDUCIBLE TRANSCRIPTION FACTOR 1-like has product MAIDDESPLRGGGTVGGGGCDGAENQRWPPWLKPLLGTSFFGQCKLHADAHKSECNMYCLDCMNGALCSQCLAYHRDHHAIQIRRSSYHDVIRVSEIQKVLDITGVQTYIINSARVVFLNERPQPRPGKGVTNTCEVCERSLLDTFRFCSLGCKIVGTSGDFRIRKKHAAVKKKKKQAQHQHQQHRGAAAAASESESEDDSSTSTSGGSDKSSVVQSFTPSTPPATANSFRTGKRRKGVPHRSPFGSLMEF; this is encoded by the exons ATGGCAATCGACGATGAATCGCCGCTCAGAGGCGGCGGCACCGTG GGAGGAGGCGGGTGCGACGGCGCGGAGAACCAGCGGTGGCCGCCGTGGCTCAAGCCGCTGCTGGGGACGAGCTTCTTCGGTCAATGCAAGCTGCACGCGGACGCGCACAAGAGCGAGTGCAACATGtactgcctcgactgcatgaacGGCGCGCTCTGCTCCCAGTGCCTCGCCTACCACCGCGACCACCACGCCATCCAG atACGGAGGTCCTCCTACCACGACGTGATCCGGGTGTCGGAGATTCAGAAGGTGCTGGACATCACCGGTGTGCAGACCTACATCATCAACAGCGCGCGCGTGGTGTTCCTAAACGAGCGCCCGCAGCCGAGGCCCGGCAAGGGCGTCACCAACACCTGCGAGGTCTGCGAGCGCAGCCTCCTCGACACCTTCCGCTTCTGCTCCCTCGGCTGCAAG ATCGTCGGGACCTCCGGCGACTTCCGCATCCGCAAGAAGCACGCCGccgtcaagaagaagaagaagcaggcccagcaccagcaccagcagcacaggggcgcggcggcggcggcgtcggagtcggagtcggaggaCGACTCGTCCACCAGCACCAGCGGCGGCAGCGACAAGAGCAGCGTGGTGCAGAGCTTCACCCCGTCGACCCCGCCGGCGACCGCCAACAGCTTCCGCACCGGGAAGCGGCGCAAGGGCGTGCCGCACCGGTCGCCGTTCGGCAGCCTcatggagttctag
- the LOC136497115 gene encoding 28 kDa ribonucleoprotein, chloroplastic-like: MALSLARSPSPSPGAALPAPRVAHFALPLLPLRSPRRLHQARLRLRVRVRVRVAASSPPEAQAAAPVAEEGEEQGEKRRKLYVANLPWSFPAPEIEKLFAQHGTVKDVEVIKGKDGRNRGFAFVTMSTAEEAATAAEKLNSHDVMGRAIKVEFSKSFRKPAPLPPPGTIIERHKLYVSNLPWKARAPNVKEFFAKFNPLSANIIFDNGKAAGYGFVSFGTKEEAEAALTELDGKELMGRPVRLNWRESGDDKVEVAKADSEVEVVNIEGASVDDASTDGGEDKQE; encoded by the exons ATGGCGCTCTCGCTCGCGCgcagccccagccccagccccgGCGCGGCGCTCCCCGCGCCGCGGGTTGCCCACTTTGCCCTTCCTCTCCTTCCGCTCCGCTCCCCTCGCCGCCTGCACCAGGCGcggctccgcctccgcgtccgcgtccgcgtccgcgtcgcGGCGTCCTCGCCCCCAGAGGCGCAGGCCGCCGCCCCCGTggcggaggagggggaggagcagGGGGAGAAGCGGCGGAAGCTGTACGTGGCCAACCTGCCCTGGTCCTTCCCGGCGCCGGAGATCGAGAAGCTATTCGCGCAACACGGCACCGTCAAGGACGTCGAG GTCATCAAGGGGAAGGATGGCAGAAACAGGGGGTTCGCGTTCGTCACGATGTCGACGGCGGAGGAGGCAGCCACCGCCGCTGAGAAGCTTAACTCCCAT GATGTAATGGGGCGGGCAATCAAGGTGGAGTTTTCAAAGAGCTTCAGAAAACCAGCTCCGCTTCCTCCTCCTGGCACCATTATAGAGAGGCACAAGCTTTATGTGTCCAATCTTCCATGGAAAGCAAGGGCTCCCAATGTTAAAGAATTCTTTGCAAAATTTAACCCGCTTTCTGCTAACATTATATTCGATAATGGAAAAGCAGCTGGGTATGGTTTTGTTTCCTTTGGGACAAAAGAAGAAGCAGAGGCTGCTCTCACTGAGCTTGATGGAAAG GAACTTATGGGAAGACCTGTACGCTTGAATTGGCGGGAAAGTGGTGATGATAAGGTTGAAGTTGCAAAGGCCGACAGTGAAGTTGAAGTTGTAAATATTGAAGGAGCGAGCGTTGATGATGCCAGCACGGATGGAGGTGAAGATAAACAGGAATAG